A single genomic interval of Rhea pennata isolate bPtePen1 chromosome 5, bPtePen1.pri, whole genome shotgun sequence harbors:
- the PLEKHG3 gene encoding pleckstrin homology domain-containing family G member 3 produces the protein MPSPETQTAAATPLYGPVPRKRPDKSSPVPTPFAAAIPPHRRSALGAAHQAAPLSGWCRAAGRVAGSSGHGTEPRPRKACSARRRPRPPCRVGWDCEWLGAPALCLARRGVVAAGGAGWRGAPWEGGPVGAAVTHAAGAGQGGGCPQAEAGRRAGRKVWQRVLPGCMFLREHVPWLPGRLSRLWDSSRTLPVSRDVDMPVPACLQHPALSSVPDTGRAMEGLGRESAADGAESWAGRLHNSNNNASPGGWLSPHGGRPFSPFGARAPSTEPSYLERVVLEIVESERTYARDLRSIVEGYLGKIIDAEEPLLQPEQVSALFGNIEDIYELSSNLLQNLDSCDSNPVAVAVCFVTRSQEFDIYTQYCNNYPNSVAALTECMRNKQQAKFFRECQEQMRHTLPLGAYLLKPVQRILKYHLLLQEIAKHFEHKSGDDYEVVVEAIDTMTCVAWYINDMKRKHEHAIRQQEIQSLLLNWKGPDLTTYGELVLEGTFRVQRVRNERAFFLFDKALLITKRRGDHYVYKNHIPCSSLMLIESTRDSLCFSVAHYKHIKQQYSLQAKSVEEKRVWTHHIKRLILENHHAIIPQKAKEAILEMDLFYPPRLPRYSPERLKKSWSCQPLEETSMEPRQGRRQSEPFQHRDHAETLPDRLHRHTGRRQSEPAKQILQQLGEQGEQHADSVGALLEVEEPLQCPRPWATAEGVVEEEEEEEEKAFCKDSQEDLPGADTVPTGSQGSQALGHSQVLEGPKACKRPSSRGPGSCEKRRSVDAAGAGQEAGTEGEHEEVLGVPVVVAEHPEEPPSSDTESLGTLELALPGQHERGKLEPELCSDGGVAETAEDLRTLSSEEEEEEEERALHVPSSILPPSVLDQASIIAERFGSSFSRRSSLALEEGRASLGVATSRLPSRSSSVLSLEGSTPDAQSGPLLLASEEGEPGVPCSTSVSPDPPPCLRKESLLSTQDRLLLDKIKNYYDHAEHQDASFSIKRRESLSYIPKGLVRNSVFRINSLPQPPLEHDVGAGGRTAVWVLAANTKAAPLAQPEAAELTPRAAEDFCLPSAGWQEAERPQQENGLEPHEPLLILEENDLGAVAEEVPESLSPTSCPQEKGAGASELLQPQALHPRLLQLAANGEAAERPGTKVYQLARQYSLRIKNRHAGTQRSLAQLEEDMRLRTAAPQEQLQPPAMGTGPPKCAPALPSYEQVVIQEQHLLAPLSTATSPREKSPRRFSPSPSSNSPCLPSPGSLVSRSPLSPSSTEPFTWPDVRELCSKYAAFGSASPRRPPPVNRSRSAPEQVAAAPGRSGRAAAKASPVNGRSRSAEAGAPKHQRNSSDGALCITAQAALGSSQRVIVLERVAPATEAVADPESYVQIRSPTTREKICLKAVVERCKAYQASEAYRRRQAEVPSRPAPWDPPDATRPGLVRNLREKFQTLNAAS, from the exons ATGCCGTCTCCGGAAACGCAGACAGCTGCGGCCACCCCTCTGTATGGCCCTGTTCCCAGAAAACGTCCCGACAAGTCCTCGCCTGTTCCCACACCCTTTGCCGCCGCCATCCCGCCCCATCGGCGCAGCGCCCTTGGGGCTGCCCACCAGGCTGCCCCTCTTTCTGGATGGTGCAGGGCTGCTGGCCGCGTAGCCGGCAGCTCAGGGCACGGCACGGAGCCACGGCCCAGGAAGGCTTGCAGCGCCCGGAGGCGCCCCAGGCCCCCCTGCCGTGTGGGATGGGACTGCGAGTGGCTCGGGGCTCCGGCTCTTTGCCTTGCCCGGAGGGGTGTCGTGGCCGCTGGCGGTGCGGGATGGCGCGGAGCTCCCTGGGAAGGTGGCCCAGTGGGCGCGGCGGTGACGCACGCGGCCGGCgcagggcagggcggggggTGCCCGCAGGCGGAGGCAGGACGCCGGGCCGGGCGCAAGGTGTGGCAGAGAGTTCTTCCTGGCTGCATGTTCCTCCGGGAGCACGTCCCTTGGCTCCCAGGGCGCCTTTCCCGGCTCTGGG ACTCGTCACGGACCCTGCCGGTGTCCAGAGATGTCGACATGCCGGTGCCCGCTTGCCTACAGCACCCTGCTTTGAGCTCCGTGCCCGACACTGGCCGTGCCATGGAGGGGCTGGGCCGGGAGTCGGCTGCAGATGGGGCTGAGTCATGGGCAGGCAGGCTGCACAACAGTAACAACAATGCGTCACCAGGGGGCTGGCTGAGTCCCCACGGTGGGCGCCCCTTTTCACCCTTTGGTGCTCGAGcccccagcactgagcccagcTACCTGGAACGCGTGGTGCTGGAGATTGTGGAGTCAGAGCGCACCTACGCGCGAGATCTGCGCAGCATCGTGGAG GGTTACTTGGGCAAGATCATTGATGCGGAGGAGCCGTTGCTGCAGCCAGAGCAGGTCAGCGCACTCTTTGGGAATATCGAGGACATCTATGAGCTGAGCAG CAACCTGCTGCAAAACCTGGACAGCTGCGACAGCAACCCTGTAGCTGTGGCCGTCTGCTTCGTGACCCGG AGCCAGGAGTTCGATATTTACACTCAGTACTGCAACAACTACCCCAA CTCAGTGGCGGCCCTAACTGAGTGCATGAGGAACAAGCAGCAGGCCAAGTTCTTCCGGGAATGCCAGGAACAGATGCGGCACACATTGCCTCTTGGTGCCTACCTGCTCAAGCCTGTCCAGAGGATCCTCAAATACCACTTGCTGCTCCAG GAGATTGCGAAGCACTTTGAACACAAGTCAGGGGATGACTACGAGGTGGTGGTGGAGGCCATTGACACCATGACCTGTGTGGCCTGGTACATAAATGACATGAAACGCAAGCACGAACACGCCATCCGCCAGCAG GAGATCCAGTCGCTGCTACTGAACTGGAAAGGGCCGGACCTGACCACATATGGGGAGCTGGTGTTGGAGGGCACTTTCCGGGTGCAGCGGGTGCGCAATGAACGAGCCTTCTTCCTCTTTGACAAGGCCCTGCTCATCACCAAGCGTCGCGGGGACCACTATGTCTACAAGAACCACATTCCG TGCTCTTCTCTGATGCTGATCGAGAGCACACGGGACTCATTATGCTTCAGCGTGGCTCACTACAAGCACATCAAGCAGCAGTACAGCCTGCAG GCCAAGAGTGTGGAAGAAAAGCGTGTGTGGACCCACCACATCAAACGGCTCATCCTAGAGAACCACCATGCCATCATCCCCCAAAAG GCCAAGGAAGCCATCCTGGAGATGGACTTGTTCT ACCCCCCACGCCTGCCCCGCTACAGCCCTGAGCGGCTCAAGAAGAGCTGGTCGTGCCAGCCCCTGGAGGAGACCTCCATGGAGCCACGCCAGGGCCGCCGGCAGTCAG AGCCCTTCCAGCATCGGGATCACGCAGAGACGCTGCCGGACAGGCTGCACAGGCACACCGGGCGCAGGCAGTCGG AACCCGCCAAGCAgatcctgcagcagctgggagagcaAGGTGAGCAG CATGCTGATAGTGTAGGAGCTCTGCTGGAGGTGGAAGAGCCCCTTCAGTGCCCTAGGCCCTGGGCTACGGCTGAGGGAGTcgtggaggaagaggaggaggaggaggaaaaggcttTCTGCAAGGATTCCCAGGAGGATCTGCCTGGTGCCGACACTGTGCCCACGGGTTCCCAGGGCTCCCAG GCCCTGGGGCACTCCCAGGTGCTGGAGGGACCCAAAGCCTGCAAGAGGCCAAGCAGCCGAGGTCCGGGGAGCTGTGAGAAGCGCCGCAGTgtggatgctgctggtgctggccAGGAG gcTGGCACTGAGGGGGAGCATGAGGAGGTGCTGGGGGTGCCTGTGGTGGTGGCTGAGCACCCCGAAGAGCCCCCTTCATCGGACACGGAATCATTGGGTACCCTGGAGTTAGCGCTGCCTGGCCAGCATGAGCGGGGCAAGCTGGAGCCAGAGCTGTGCTCGGATGGGGGTGTTGCAGAGACGGCAGAAGATCTCCGAACCCTGagcagtgaggaggaggaagaggaagaggagcggGCCCTGCATGTCCCCAGCAGCATCCTCCCACCCTCTGTGCTGGACCAGGCCAGCATCATTGCGGAGCGCTTTGGCAGCAGCTTCTCACGCCGCAGTAGCCTGGCACTGGAGGAGGGCCGGGCATCACTGGGCGTTGCAACATCACGCCTGCCCAGTCGCAGTAGCAGTGTGCTCAGCCTGGAGGGCAGCACTCCAGATGCCCAGAGTGGCCCCCTGCTCCTGGCCAGCGAGGAGGGGGAGCCTGGGGTGCCCTGCAGTACCTCAGTCTCACCAGACCCCCCGCCCTGCCTCAGGAAGGAGTCATTGCTCTCCACACAGGATCGCTTGCTGCTCGACAAGATCAAGAACTATTATGACCATGCTGAGCACCAGGATGCCAGCTTCAGCATCAAGCGCCGCGAGAGCCTCTCCTACATCCCCAAGGGGCTGGTGAGGAACTCTGTTTTCCGCATCAACAGCCTGCCCCAGCCACCTCTGGAGCATGATGTCGGTGCTGGTGGCCGGACCGCTGTCTGGGTGCTGGCGGCCAACACCAAAGCTGCCCCATTGGCACAGCCGGAGGCAGCCGAGCTGACACCCAGGGCGGCCGAGGATTTCTGCCTGCCTTCTGCTGggtggcaggaggcagagaggcCGCAGCAGGAGAATGGGCTGGAGCCGCACGAGCCACTGCTCATCCTCGAGGAGAACGATCTGGGCGCTGTCGCTGAGGAGGTCCCTGAGAGCCTTTCACCCACCAGCTGCCCACAGGAGAAGGGTGCTGGGGCCAGcgagctgctgcagccccaagCCTTGCATCCGCGCCTACTGCAGCTGGCTGCCAACGGCGAAGCGGCTGAGCGCCCTGGCACCAAGGTGTACCAGCTGGCACGTCAGTACAGCTTGCGCATCAAGAACCGCCATGCGGGTACCCAACGGTCCCTGGCACAGCTGGAGGAAGACATGCGGCTGAGGACGGCAGCAccccaggagcagctgcagcccccagccaTGGGCACAG GTCCACCAAAATGTGCCCCGGCACTGCCCAGCTACGAGCAGGTAGTAATCCAGGAGCAGCACCTGCTAGCGCCACTCTCCACGGCTACCTCGCCACGGGAAAAGTCGCCACGGCGCTTCTCCCCCAGCCCGTCCTCCAACAGCCCCTGCCTGCCCTCGCCAGGCAGCCTGGTATCCCGCAGCCcgctcagccccagcagcactgagCCTTTCACCTGGCCTGATGTCCGTGAGCTGTGCTCTAAATACGCAGCCTTCGGCAGtgccagcccccgccgccccccaccaGTGAACCGCAGCCGCTCGGCGCCTGAGCAGGTCGCGGCAGCGCCAGGGCGCAGTGGACGGGCAGCAGCAAAAGCCTCGCCGGTCAATGGCCGAAGCCGGAGCGCTGAGGCTGGGGCCCCCAAGCACCAGCGCAACAGCAGCGATGGGGCGCTCTGCATCACAGCCCAGGCTGCCCTGGGCTCCAGCCAGCGGGTCATTGTCTTGGAGCGGGTGGCCCCGGCCACCGAGGCGGTGGCTGACCCGGAGAGCTACGTGCAGATCCGTTCACCCACCACGCGGGAGAAGATCTGCCTCAAGGCGGTGGTGGAGCGCTGCAAGGCCTACCAGGCCTCGGAGGCGTACCGCCGGCGCCAGGCTGAGGTGCCATCGCGGCCCGCACCCTGGGATCCCCCCGATGCCACCCGCCCTGGCCTCGTCAGAAACCTGCGGGAGAAATTTCAGACGCTCAATGCTGCCAGCTAG